One genomic region from Gossypium hirsutum isolate 1008001.06 chromosome D13, Gossypium_hirsutum_v2.1, whole genome shotgun sequence encodes:
- the LOC107919363 gene encoding zinc-finger homeodomain protein 11: MEVVNTKTTPYPQSESSSETHNPNEATTKSLTLLKSCTIHHHMVVSYKECLKNHVASLGGHALDGCGEFMPSPTSTPTDPVSLKCAACGCHRNFHRRDSYDAPPAFIHRLPPPPTHHSSSPSPTHTPGLSPSPSPSPTHTPPSPVPYSYYSSAPHMLLALSTGYSGPLDEYHHHPRVGVIEKNNNNPSGRKRSRTKFSKEQKQKMHDFAVRVGWRMPKGEEKLVKEFCDEVGVDRGVLKVWMHNNKNNFGKKLEVLAVGNLNPDSNNNNNSEDNPNGNATISFDSNSDTPQQ, from the coding sequence ATGGAGGTAGTCAACACTAAAACCACCCCATACCCACAATCTGAGTCTTCATCAGAGACACACAACCCCAACGAGGCCACGACCAAGTCTTTAACCCTCCTCAAGAGCTGCACAATCCACCACCATATGGTGGTTTCTTACAAAGAGTGCCTCAAAAACCATGTTGCCAGCTTGGGTGGACATGCCTTGGATGGTTGTGGTGAGTTCATGCCTAGCCCTACTTCTACCCCGACTGACCCTGTCTCTCTCAAATGTGCTGCCTGTGGTTGCCACCGTAACTTCCACCGTCGTGACTCATATGATGCTCCTCCTGCTTTCATCCACCGCCTGCCACCCCCACCTACTCATCATAGCTCTAGTCCAAGCCCAACCCACACCCCTGGTCTAAGCCCTAGCCCTAGCCCTAGCCCAACCCATACCCCGCCTTCACCCGTCCCATACTCTTACTACTCTTCTGCACCCCACATGCTGCTTGCCTTGAGCACTGGCTACTCAGGGCCATTGGATGAGTATCACCACCATCCCAGAGTTGGAGTGATAGAGAAAAACAACAACAACCCAAGTGGGAGAAAGAGGTCAAGGACAAAGTTCAGCAAGGAACAGAAACAAAAGATGCATGATTTTGCTGTGAGGGTTGGTTGGAGGATGCCAAAGGGTGAAGAAAAGCTAGTCAAAGAGTTTTGCGATGAAGTTGGGGTCGATAGAGGGGTCCTCAAGGTCTGGATGCACAATAACAAGAACAATTTTGGCAAGAAATTAGAGGTACTAGCTGTTGGTAATCTCAACCCTGatagcaacaacaacaacaacagtgAAGACAATCCAAATGGCAATGCTACAATCAGCTTTGATTCCAATAGTGACACCCCACAACAATGA